The segment CTCATGGCGTTGGACTCTTCGAGCGGCTCAAAGCTCTGGGCCGCAAAAATAGGCACCCAACCATACGCAGTCGCGTTGTCAAGGACCGGCACCAACGCGTATGTGAGCGATTGGACCGGCTCTTCGGTTGACGTCGTGGATGCTGCGTCGGGCGCAAATATCGCTCACATCCAAGTCGGGGCGCATCCGAACGCATTGCTCGCCTCTCCGGACGGTGCAACATTGTACGTCGTGTGCGCGAACGATAACACCGTCTATGCGATCGACACGAAAACGAATTCGGTGCGCGCGCATTTCGATGTCGCGCTGTCTCCAAATTCGCCTGAGGGCTCGACGCCGGACGGCCTCGCACTTTCCACTGATGGGAAGACACTATTCGTCGCCGACGCCGGCAACAACACAGTGGTGGCCTTAGACCTCGCGAGCGGCGAGGTGAACGGGGCGGTGCCGGTTGGATGGTACCCCACCGATATCCTGATCACGCACGATGGTGCCCGACTGGTTGCGCTCGACGGTCACGGCACGCAAGTCCATTCCAATCCGCTGTATCGTCACCCCGATGCGCGGCCGAAATCCAAACAAGGTGCGAATCCCGACGAATATTACGTCGCGGAGTTGGCCACCGGGGATCTGGAACGACTCGCGATGCCGGATCAGAAAACGCTCGCCTCAGGATTGATCGTCGCGCGCGGCAACGTTCCACGCATCACAAACACTATCGACTGTTACAGCGTAGACTACAGCCTGAACTGCTCCCCGTTTGACCACGGTCGCATTTCTCCAGCGCCAACGCACGTCATCTACGTCATCAAAGAGAACCGGACGTATGACGAAGTGCTCGGCGATGACCCACGGGGCAACGGCGAGCGCGATCTCGCTATCTTCGGGAAGAGAATAACCCCTAATATTCATAGCCTCGCCGACAGCTTCGTCCTTCTCGACGATTTCGATGTGGATGCCGAAGTGTCGGCCGACGGCCACAATTGGTCGACGGCCGCGTACTCGACCGACTACGTCGATAAGCTTTGGCCGTCAACGTACTCGCACCGCAGGCAAGATTACGATTACGAAGGCAGCGCAGCGTCGCGACCGTCGGCGGGGTACATCTGGGATGCCGCGATCGCAAAGGGCTTAAGCGTGCGCGACTACGGCGAGTATACCGATTTTTCAACGAAGGCGGGCGATCTGGAAAAGCCTGTGGTCTCATCGTTGGTGGGCCGCATCGACCAGCATTACCGCGGCTTCGACCTGCAGGTCACGGATCAGTCGCGAACGGATGAATGGCTCCGCGAATTCAAAGAATTTGTCAAAAACGGGCAACTGCCGGCGTTCGAAATCGTCCGTCTGCCCAACGACCATACTTCGGCCACACGTCCGGGCATGCCGACGCCGTACGCGATGGTGGCCGACAACGACCTCGCGCTCGGCCGGATGATCGACGCACTGAGCCATAGTAAGTATTGGAAAAACACCGTCGTGTTCGTGCTTGAGGACGACGCCCAGGCCGGCCCGGATCACGTCAGCGATCACCGCACTGAAGCGCTCGTGATCGGTGCGCAGGTTAAGCGCGGATTCGTCGACCACACACACTACACCACCTCCGGCATGATCCGGACCATCGAAGGCATCCTCGGTCTCGAACACATGAGCCAGTTCGACGCAAATGCGCGCTTGATGGATTTGGACTTCGCGGCAATCGCAAACACGGCGCCATGGTCGGCGATCCGCGAGACGGTCGACCTCAAGGCCGTTAATCCACCGGATGCTTCGGGAGCGAAGGCCTCGATGCGACTAGACCTGAGCGGCGCCGACCGCGCAAATGAAGCGGCGTTCAATCGCATACTTATGGATTGGGCGAAGTCGCAGACGCACTAGAAGAGTGAGATTCAAAAATGGTCAGTAGGGCCGAGGTTTATCCTCGGCCTCGGCGAGCTTTAGCTCGCCAGTTAATAGGTCGGCTGGGCAAGCGATGCTTGCCCTTCTACAAAAAAGTCCTGGCCGACCATAAAGGTCGGCCCCACAGAAATGAGCGGCGCCGACCTGAAATGTAGGGCCGAGGTTTATCCTCGGCTTCGGCGAGCTTTAGCTCGCCGGTTAATAGGCCGGCTGGGCAAGCGATGCTTGCCCTCCTACAATAAATCCTGGCCGACCATAAAAGTCGGCCACACAGACATATTTGACTTAAAGCTCGCCGTCGAAGTAGTCCAGGTGGGGTGACGCGCGCACGCGCAGACGGCGGCCGCTGATGCTCACTTTGTCCGAATCCGGGTAGTGACACACGTCCTCCACCTCGTCCATGCCGAGCAGAAACACTTTGCATGGCGTGTCGCTGCCGTTGAGGAGTTGGTGCGCGCCGGTGTCGCCGACGGGAAACGCGATCACATCGCCCGGCCGGCACTCAAATGTTCCGCGCGGAGTGCGGATGGTCGGCCGGCCTTCCCAAACCAAGAACATCTCTTCTTCGAGTTGATGCGAGTGAAGCGGACAGAATTTCTTGCCCGGCGCCAGTTCGACCATCCAATAGCCGAGCTTGCGTGCGCCGATCGGGTTCCCGATCTCGTACAGGGTTGCTTCGTATCCGCCGGGATCCACTTCGTACTGCGCGGCGATCTCATCGATGTTGATGCGGTTGACGTACGCGTCGGTCCGCGATTGCAGGCATTCGCCGATAATGCGGTCGGCGTCGGCGAACAAGCACGCGCCGTCGCCGACGAGAAGGACGTCCAGTCGCAGCGCCCACAATTTGCGAAGCGACATCACCGCGGCGCGAGGGTCCAGCAGTTTGTCGTCGTCGAGCAGGCGCAGGCTTCCCGCCGGATCTCCCCACAATGCGTCGCCGACAATGGCCGCGTTAAGTTTCGGCAATGACAGCGCGATCTCGCCGGGGCTTTTCATGCCGTCAAACGCGATGACGCGGGCGCCTGCGAACGGCTCGTCGCCGTCATTTAACACGCGGTCGACGGGGCCGGTGAGCAGCGGCGCGTCGCCTTTGCTCGCGGCGATCTTCGCGCCGAATTGCGCTGCTACTTCGCGCGCCATCCGCTCGTGATCGCGATTCGTGACGATCACCCAGGCCGCGCCGCCGCGTTCGGCTAGTTCTGCGGACTGCTCGGGGAGCAGCGCGAGGGGATCGACGACGACATTGCCGCCCGGTATCGTCAAGAAATACGAGTTGAAGAACACGCGTCTTGCCGGTTGCCAGACCGACCACATGAAGACGCCCGGGATCACGGTGGGCTGCATGACGTCCTTGCCTTTCCTACGAGCAACGATTCGATGATGTTCAGCAGATGATCGGGCTCGAACGGCTTAACCACGAGGCCGTTGCCGATGAGATCCATCTCGGCGCGCAGTGCGGCGTCGGTGTTGCGCGCGGTGACGAATAGCACCGGCACATCGAAGAGACCTGGGTCTTTGCGCAGTTCCCGGCAGAAATCGAGACCGTCCTTTTGCGGCATGAGGAGGTCGGTTAGGACGATGTCGGGCCGCCGTCCGCGCGCGAGCGCGAGCGCCCCGGCCCCATCTCCGGCTTCAACCACTTCATATCCGGAGAACTCGAGGAACTGGCGCAAGACCGATCTTAACACCGGTTCGTCGTCGACGAGGAGAATATGCTTCACGCCGGTTTTTTGGACGACCGGCCGAAGTCGACCGGTTGAATGATGGAACTCTTCGCCGCGACGCTTTCGGCTGGGAACTCCACGGTCACCGTCGTCCCTGTGCCAACGACGCTTGATACCGCGATGGTGCCATGCATCTGCTCGACAAGCCGAGCCACGATCGCAAGTCCGAGACCCGTGCCTCGGATGGCCGTGCCGGGGCGCTCAACTCGATAAAAGCGGTCGAAGATATGCGGAAGATCGCGCTCGGGAATTCCCAGTCCGGTATCGGCGACCGCGAGACGGACTCGCGCCGGCGACCGCTCGACCGTGACCGTCACAAGTCCGGTTCCGGGCGTGAACTTGAGAGCGTTGCCGACGAGGTTGGCCACAACACGGCGAAGTGAGGCTTCATCGCCGCGCATGACCGTAGGCGCGGACGGCAGACGCAACTCGACCGGCGGTGCTTTTTCGTCCGCGAGTTCCCGGAAGCTTTCGACTTCAGAGCGCGCGACCTCAACGACGTCGACATCGGCCTCCGGACGGCGAGCTTCATCCGCGTCGATCTTCCCAACTTCGAGCAGATCATCCACGAGGAGATTGAGCCGTTTCGTCTCGCGTTCCAAGAGACCGACCAGCGTCCGGTCTTCGTCGTCAAATGAATAGCGCGGCGCTATCTTCGATACGAGCAAGGCGCACAACGTGCGCAACGTGGTGGCGGGGGTGCGGAGTTCGTGACTAGCGGTTCCGATGAAATCCGCGCGCACCCGCATCTGCCGTTCGAGATCATCCTTGGCGGTCACGAGTTGGTCGACGAGCGCGCGCCGGTCTGTGATGTCGCGCGACACGGCGATAAGGCCGGTCATCTTGCCATCGGCGTCGCGCTGCGCGGTAAAGGCGATCCCCGCCCAGTACGTGCTTCCGTCGGCGCGCGCGCGCGCGGTCTCCAAGTACATATAGCCGAGCCTAGACACCGTTGACCGGATCTCTGCGAGCGTCGTCGCGCTGAGCGCGACCGCGTTGATATCGTACACCGATTTGTCGATGAGGTCTGCTGTCTTGCAGCGGAGTTCCTTGGCAAGCGCGGCGTTGGCGTACCGGACCGTGCCGTCCGTGCTCACCAGCATCACGCCTTCACTGACCGATTCGACGACCGCCGCAAGCTTGCGCGACTCCGCCACTGTCGACTGCAACTGGCGAGTGCGGGCGGCCACTCGCTCCTCGAGACTTTCGTTGAGGACGCGCACGCGACGGTTGATCTGTCCGACCACCTCGATCGGCCATGCGAGCACCAGCCACAGCACGAACGCGCCGGCAGCGAACCACCACGGCTTGACGGATTGAACGGACGTAGCCGGTTCGACCACGAGCTGCCATTGCCGGTCTGCGAACTTGATGGGGAACGTCTGGGCGAATGGACCGGCGCCTTGACTGCCGGGCGGCCAGCTCGCCTGAAGGCGGCCGGTGCTGTCGTCAAGCGTGAATTTTGTGGGCGGAAGCGTCGCGCGCAAGTCGTCGATGAGCAAAGCGTGGACGTCGATACGAGCGACCACGTCGCCCTGCGCCTCGCGGTCGATGATGATCGGTGCTGCCGCGAAAACATACAACGGTCCGCTCACGTCGCCGCGATGCCGTGCCAATCGAAGCACTTCGGATGCGGCCATCGACTTTGTTAAGTCGGCTCGAGCCTGGACGATGTTGACCGCGGTTATCGTTTGAAACGAGATGTCTGGCGATTTAAGCCCAGAATGCTGCAAATCGCTCGGACCACTTGGGGTCACGAGCACGACGTGATCGCCGTTCCCGTTGAAATAGTCGATCGTGCGCAGCGCCGGATATTGTCCGAGCGCCCTGCGTGCCCCGGCTTCGAAGACCCGCCGGTCAAACCCATTTGCTTCGATGCCCGCCGCAAGCGAGTTTATGGCGACGAGCGTGTTGTCGATGCGCTCCGCTTCGCGTTGTGCCGCTTGGGCTCCGATCCGGCGCACTTCGTTTGAAACTCTAAAGCCGAGCCATGCGGTGGAGAATTGATACAGAAAGAACGCGCCAAACGCAAGGACCACGCCGGCGAGCAGCTGCGCGATGCGAACGCTGACGGCGCGGTCCTTGGTCACGGGTTGGCCCTAACGGTGCGGCGGCGGCGAGGCCGTCGAAGCGTCGACTTTCGTGTAGCCTGCCGGGATGTCGAAGAACGCGGGCTCGTACGGCTGGGTCTTCAGCGACGTCACGAGCGTCGTCGTAGAGATGTTCATCCCGGCCTTTTGTGAGCCGGGCATGGACATCGTGGACTTCAGCATGATGCGCGGTTGGGCGGACCTCACGGAGTTCGCCTGGATCATCATGTTTTGCGCGCAGGGGTTACTGGATTGACCCGGAGCGGACGGAATCGTCGGTATGGCAAGTTTTGTGGGGCACGACATCTTGACGGGCGGGGGCGCGAACCATACGTCTTCTGTCATCGACTGCGAGAAAGATGGGCAGTCGCCCGTGCCTTGCTCGGAAATGGTGATGGTGTCGACTGCATGATGAGCGGTCAGGCCCGCGATGACCTGCGTTTGGTTGTCGGGTTTTTCGTCTAACGTGATCGCGGTACGGCCGGTTCCGGTCATCGTCGTCGACGCGGGTGCCGGCGTGGCGGCCTTGGCCGCCGCTTGCGCTTTTGCGAGCGCCGCCGCAACGGTTTTCATCTCATCGTCGAAGCTGAGAACTGTATACGTTTTGGCGTTGTCGTCTATCGTGATGATGCGCGACAAGTCGCATTCCACGATCGTGCTCGTGCCTTTGCCATCGTCGCGTCTCGTGCGATAAGTCGAAATAGTGGTCGTGGTCGGAGGCTGCTCGCCTTTGTGCCCCATCATCATCTTCAAGAAACCGGGCACGTTCAAGGTCGTCGTGGTCACGTACTGCAATTCCTGGCCGCCGCCGGCAGCGCCGCTGCCGTTGCCGGTGGTTCCGCCAATCGCGTGCGCGGCCGGCGACGCGAACATCACCGCCAGGAGACCGGCGCCGATCAATGCATAATTACCCAACGATAATCGGGTCATGATGTTGTTCCTCCTCGTGTGCTCACGGATGTTTGAGAATCGTTAACCTCGGCGGCGTCTTCATCCTGGGACGGATACGGGCCGTCTGTACTAATCGAATGATTCTGGCGGGAGCCCGCATCTTGTCGTAGAAGTACGGCAAGTATGTCAATTCGTCCGCAATCCAAGCCGCATCAGCCGGTGATGCTCCGCTTTGAAGAGGGTGTAGCACCCGAACGTGGCGGCCCGCCGCTCGGCCCGTGGCAAGCATGGCTTCCCGCACCGCAAGCGATCGAAGGCACTTTTCCGAAACCCATAATCGCGCAGGGCCTGGCGGCGTACCAACGCGGTAAGGTGCGATCGCTCAACCTAAGGCGCGTCGATCTCGTCGCCACCGTTGCCGACACTGAAACGCACACCACAACGCTCACGCGCGATACGTCGCGGCCGCCTTTAGGACTTCGCTGCAATTGCACGTGCCGATACGGCTACGATTGCAAGCACGCGGTGGCCGCCCTGTACATGCTCATCGAACTCGCCTCACGTACACCCGATGCGCCTCCGGATGGCACCGGAGGGGACGGGACCGGCAACGGACACGCGGGCGCAGTCGACCAAAGCCGCCAGCTCGCGGCCGGCACAACGAATGGCCACGTTGCGGCCGCCGACCCGAGCCGCTCTTCGGCAATGCCGTCTTCTAACGGCCATACCGGCACTTCGCCGCCCATTCGCGACTTACTCGACATGCTCGCGCCGCATCACGAAGCCGTCGTGCCGCGCCGCCGGCTATGGGTGGTCATCGGCTTTGATGACCGGCTCGGTGTTTTTTACGCGCAGCTGCGGCTGGATGCCCCGAAACTGCACGGCGTCGCGCGCACGCATGCGGAATTGCAACAGCTCTATCGCACCACTCGCCAAGCCAACCTCACCGGTGAAGAGTGGGACCGGCACGACGCCGCACTGCTCTCGGATTCGTCGCTTGGCGCGATGTTCGGCACGCCTGCCGATTATGCGCTCGCGCGGGCCACGTCCGAACAGACTCAACGTCTAAGCAATAATTTCGCGCAACTGCTGCTGCGCCTCATCGCACATCCGCGCGTGCGGTTCGACGATCACCTCGCTGCCGCACCCGATCAGATGCCGGCTGTGAAGATCGCGCTCACGCCGCTTCGTCTTCGATTGGGCGGGGCGCGCGAGTCCGGCGATCTGCGATTGAACGGCGCGTTCGTCCGCCCAGACGGTTCGCTGGTCGACGTCGCGAGCGCGCGGCCGGTCGACGGCACGCCCGCATGGCTTTTCGACGGCGCCACTTTCCATCTGCACAGCGGCTCGTTCAGTCTGCGCATCGTCGACAAGTTGAAATCCACACCCACACTCACGCTTGCGCCTCCCGAAGTGCCGCAGTTCCTCGAATGCGCGCACGGTCTGCTCGACGCCGCCACCGCCGCCACGCTCATGCTCATGCCGGAAGACATGCGGTGTCAGACGCTGCTCACGCTTCGCTGGCAGGGCGACGGCATCACGATCTCTGCGGCCATCGAAGACGCGCATAGCGGCGCCAATTGGAAAGTGACGCCAGGCGAGTTCGCCGCGCTCCTTCGCATCGACGACGGAACGAAAGACAGCACACCCCGATACGCGTACTGCGATCCTTCGCAAGCCTCGCTCGTGCGGGCGCGGCTCGAAGCCGCAGGCGCCGTGCCGTGGCGCGACGTGAAAGACGCCTTCGCTCACGACCAGAACGGCGAAGCCCCGCCACACTACGACGAGACCGCGTGGCGCGTCGAGCCGACCGATGCCGCGTATCAATTCGGCACGGACGTCTTGCCGCAATGGCGCGGCGAACTCCAACTCGACATGGACGACACGGTCAAGTCGCTCGTCGAAGGTCCGAAGACGCTCAAGGTCTCGGTCAGCGTGGACACGGCGCACGAAGCCGCCGCCGCGAGGGCCAAGGCGAAGAAGCCATCAGCGGTTTCCACCGGTCCAATCGACTGGCTGGAGATATCCGTCGAACTGATGCTCGACGGTCAGGTACTCTCGCCGGACGATCTCAAAGCGCTCTGGCATAGCACGGGCCGCTACCATCGGCTGTCCGACGGCCGCTTCATCGACCTCTCGTCGTTCGCGCTGCTGCGCGAAGCCACCGGCGGCTTCGGCGGCACGCTCGAGCGCGGCGGCAAGGCACGACTCACGGCCGCGCAGATGCTTTCAGTGTACGACGATCTCGCGCGCGCATGCGGCGACACGCAGCTTCCAGCACCGTTGCGCGAGCTTCGCGAAGCGGTTCGCGATTTCGCCGGCATCGAAGAGACGGACCCGCCGGCGCATCTCGAGAAGATCCTGCGCCCGTACCAGCGCCGCGGCCTCGACTTTTTATCGTACCTCGGCCGCTACAAATTCGGCGGCATCCTTGCCGATGACATGGGCCTCGGCAAAACGCTGCAAGTCCTCGCATATCTGGATAGCAGGCGCGAATCTCGCGGCAGCGCGCCAAACCTCGTCGTCTGTCCGACATCGGTGACGCACACCTGGGTGAACGAGTCGGCGCGGTTCACACCCGAGATGAAGGTCGTTCTTCTCTCGGCTGGGTCCGGGCGAGATGCCATCTACAAGACCGCCGACGAGTATGACATGTTGGTCACATCGTACGCACTCGCTCGCCGGGATGCGGAAGCGCTCTCGGCCATCGGTTTTCGATCCGTCGTGCTCGATGAGGCGCAGCAGATCAAGAATCCACAGGCCAAGATTTCTCAGGTCATCAAGTCGATCGAAGCGGAGCAGCGGCTTGCGCTCACCGGCACACCCATCGAAAATTCCGTGCTCGACCTCTGGTCCATCGTCGATTTCGTCATGCCCGGACTTCTCGGCAACGAAAGCCATTTCCGGTCGGTCTTCGAAACACCGATCATGCGCGACGGCGATGTCGAAAAGCAGACGCGGCTCGCGAAACGCGTACAGCCCTTTATGATTCGGCGCCTCAAAACGCAGGTCGCCGCCGACTTGCCATCGCGCACCGAACAGAGCATCGAGTGCGAGATGACTGGCGCGCAAAAGAAAGCGTACCGGGAGATCGTCCTGCGTGCACGGCGCGAGATCTTGCGAGAAGTGGACGAGCACGGCATCGGCCGCGCGCAGCTCTCCATCCTCGCGGCATTGACGAAGCTGCGCCAGATCTGTTGCCATCCCGGGCTTGTCGGCGATCACTGGCGCGAAGATCCGGAAGCGTCGGGGAAATTCGTCGCGTTTCTCGAGCTGATCGATTCCATCGTCGAATCGGGTCATCGCGTGCTCGTGTTCTCTTCGTTCACGGAGATGCTCGGCTTGATGCGCGAGGCGCTCGACGCGCGCAAACTAAGTTACTCCTACCTCGACGGCGCCACGAAGAACCGTCAAAAAGTATTGGAAGACTTCAAGCGCGAGGAAGGGCCGCCGATATTCCTCATGAGCCTCAAGGCGGGCGGCGTCGGTCTGACCGTGACCGAGGCGGATTATGTGATCCTCTACGATCCGTGGTGGAATCCGGCGATCGAGCGCCAGGCGATCGACCGCACGCATCGCATCGGGCAGACCAAGCCGGTCACCGCCTACCGTCTCGTCACGCTCGGCTCGGTCGAAGAGAAAATCCAGGCTCTGCAAAGCCGCAAACAGGCGTTGGCGGATTCGGTCATCGCCACCGACGCGGCGTTCGCGAAGAGTCTCACGCGAGAGGACTTGGACGACCTCTTCGCGCTCATCGGCGACTGATCTGCATTGACCGCCGGGGACGTGATCCGCACGGAGCGATTGCGGTTGCGTCATCTCGTGCAACGCGACGTCGACGAACTCTATTCCATGTTCCAGGATCCGCTGGTGATGCGTTACTATCCGGCGCTCAAGTCGCGCGCCGATACCGACGCGTGGCTTGACTGGGTTTTTGCGGCCTACGCAAAGAATGGCCACGGATTGTTCGCGGTCGAGCGTGCGAGCGACGGCGCGTTCCTTGGGCAGTGCGGATTGATGCCGCAGACCGTCGAAGGCGAAGCGCTGGTCGAAATCGGCTATCTTTTCAAGAGCAAGCATTGGCATCGCGGCTATGCCACGGAAAGCGCGATCGGTTGTCGCGACCACGCATTCGGCGTGCTCAAGATTCCCAAAGTCATTTCGCTCGTGCGCCCGGAAAACGCCCCCTCACGCGCCGTGGCCGAGCGCATGGGAATGTCCGTCGATCGATCCACTACGTGGCGCGGCATTCCGCATCTCATCTACGCGGTCGACAATACCGACGCATGACTGAACGCGAACTGCGAGCGCTGCTGGAGCGCGGAATGGATGGCGTGGCCGCGTGGGAAGCGCGCTGGCCGGCGTTCGCGGCCGATCCGTCGCTCGACATACCATTCGATCGGGCGGCGGCCGCCATCGATGAGCTCGCGGAGCGGCTGCACGACAACTATCCGTTTTTCCATCCGCAATACGCCGGCCAGATGCTCAAGCCGCCCCATCCCATAGCGCTCGCCGCCTACGCGATGACGGCGCGCATAAATCCGAACAACCACGCGCTCGACGGCGGTCCGGCGACGGCGGCGCTCGAACGTGAAGCCGTCGCGCAGATCGCGACGATGTTCGGCTACGGCCACGATCACCTCGGCCATCTCACAAGTTCCGGCACGATCGCCAACCTTGAAGCATTGTGGGTCGCGACGCGACTGCGTCCGGGCACGGCGGTCGCGCACTCCGCCGAGGCTCACTATACGCATGCGCGCATGTGCGCCGTTCTTGGCGTGCGGTCGATCGCCGTTCCCGTCGACGCGCGAGGACGGATGGATGTCGCGGCGCTCCAGGCCTTGGCGGAATCGGACAACGTCGGCACGGTGGTCGTGACGGCGGGGACGACCGCTTCTGGCGCAGTGGACCCGGTGCACGAAGTGGTCGCGCTTGCGGCGACACGCGGATGGCGCGTGCACGCCGACACCGCGTACGGCGGATTTTTCAAGATCATAGCGGAGATGCCCGACGCGTACATGGATCCGGCGCCATGGCAAGCGCTATCCGCCTGCGATTCGATAGTGGTGGATCCGCACAAGCACGGCCTGCAGCCCTATGGTTGCGGATGCGTGCTCTTCCGCGACGCATCGGTGGGAGCGCTCTACAAACACGACAGCCCGTACACGTACTTCACGTCGCAAGAACTGCACCTCGGCGAGATCAGTCTTGAATGTTCGCGCGCCGGTGCTAGCGCGGCGGCGCTGTGGGCCACGTTGCGTTGTCTGCCTCTCTCGCCTACCGGACTCGGCCGCGCGTTGCTCGCCACGCGAACCGCGGCGCTGATCGCAAGCGCCAACGCGCGGGAAAGCGGCGAATTGAAGCCGGTCGTCGAGCCCGAGCTCGACATCTTCAGCGCCGCGCCGGTCAGAGCGGGTTCGCGCGCGGCCGCGTCGGCGATATCGGCCCGAACCCAAGCAGCGTTCGACAAGCTCGGGAGCGACCGGGACGACCCGCTCTATCTCGCAGTTTGGCGCGTGCCCGCTGCGTTCGGCCGTCTGGCGATGCCATACGTGGATTGGGATCGCGACGATTGCGCCGTCCTGCGCAGCGTGCTCATGAAGCCGGAACATAAGGACCGGGCGGCCGGTATCGTCAGCCGGATTCTGGCGGCGGTGAAGTAGACTTTAGTCGTGTGATGCCCGTCTCAGGCCGATGCGGCCCGTCACGTCGGTCAAGCTTTGCCGTCATATGTGCAGAAGGGGATCAACCACCATGCACACCTGCGCGTTCTGCCACGCCGATGCGACCCACTCGAACCTATTCCTGAATTTCATCTCGCAGGGTCCGCCGCAGTTCCGCATCTGTTCGGCATGCTACTTCGTAGCCGTCCGGCACGGATACTCAGTCGTGTGCGAAGATGGCGCCCCGCTGAAGCAAAAAGTCGCGTAACCTCCGTCCCCGTACAAGGGCAACCGTACTGGGGCAAGCATCGCTTGCCCCTTTGATTTTTTCGCCGTACTAGGGCAACTGTACTAGGGCGAGCATCGCTCGCCCAAAAAACGGGGCAAGCGATGCTTGCCCTCCTACGTAGATTTAAAAAATGGGTGAGCGATGCTCGCCCTCCTACGGCTACCGGTTTTTCATCGGCACCCAAGGCAGACCCATCAGGCCCGTGTATTTCACTTGCGGGCGGATCAGCCGGTTGTTGAGCATCTGCTCCATTACGTGCGCGGTCCAGCCTGCCATGCGGCTGCATGCGAACATGCACGTGAACGTGTCGGGCTCGATGCCGAGCGCGTAGAGCGTGGGCGCGGTGTAGAATTCGACGTTGGCGTACAGACGGCGGCCGGGCTTTTTCTCGTCCAGCACAC is part of the Candidatus Eremiobacteraceae bacterium genome and harbors:
- a CDS encoding SNF2-related protein; protein product: MSIRPQSKPHQPVMLRFEEGVAPERGGPPLGPWQAWLPAPQAIEGTFPKPIIAQGLAAYQRGKVRSLNLRRVDLVATVADTETHTTTLTRDTSRPPLGLRCNCTCRYGYDCKHAVAALYMLIELASRTPDAPPDGTGGDGTGNGHAGAVDQSRQLAAGTTNGHVAAADPSRSSAMPSSNGHTGTSPPIRDLLDMLAPHHEAVVPRRRLWVVIGFDDRLGVFYAQLRLDAPKLHGVARTHAELQQLYRTTRQANLTGEEWDRHDAALLSDSSLGAMFGTPADYALARATSEQTQRLSNNFAQLLLRLIAHPRVRFDDHLAAAPDQMPAVKIALTPLRLRLGGARESGDLRLNGAFVRPDGSLVDVASARPVDGTPAWLFDGATFHLHSGSFSLRIVDKLKSTPTLTLAPPEVPQFLECAHGLLDAATAATLMLMPEDMRCQTLLTLRWQGDGITISAAIEDAHSGANWKVTPGEFAALLRIDDGTKDSTPRYAYCDPSQASLVRARLEAAGAVPWRDVKDAFAHDQNGEAPPHYDETAWRVEPTDAAYQFGTDVLPQWRGELQLDMDDTVKSLVEGPKTLKVSVSVDTAHEAAAARAKAKKPSAVSTGPIDWLEISVELMLDGQVLSPDDLKALWHSTGRYHRLSDGRFIDLSSFALLREATGGFGGTLERGGKARLTAAQMLSVYDDLARACGDTQLPAPLRELREAVRDFAGIEETDPPAHLEKILRPYQRRGLDFLSYLGRYKFGGILADDMGLGKTLQVLAYLDSRRESRGSAPNLVVCPTSVTHTWVNESARFTPEMKVVLLSAGSGRDAIYKTADEYDMLVTSYALARRDAEALSAIGFRSVVLDEAQQIKNPQAKISQVIKSIEAEQRLALTGTPIENSVLDLWSIVDFVMPGLLGNESHFRSVFETPIMRDGDVEKQTRLAKRVQPFMIRRLKTQVAADLPSRTEQSIECEMTGAQKKAYREIVLRARREILREVDEHGIGRAQLSILAALTKLRQICCHPGLVGDHWREDPEASGKFVAFLELIDSIVESGHRVLVFSSFTEMLGLMREALDARKLSYSYLDGATKNRQKVLEDFKREEGPPIFLMSLKAGGVGLTVTEADYVILYDPWWNPAIERQAIDRTHRIGQTKPVTAYRLVTLGSVEEKIQALQSRKQALADSVIATDAAFAKSLTREDLDDLFALIGD
- a CDS encoding GNAT family N-acetyltransferase, which codes for MTAGDVIRTERLRLRHLVQRDVDELYSMFQDPLVMRYYPALKSRADTDAWLDWVFAAYAKNGHGLFAVERASDGAFLGQCGLMPQTVEGEALVEIGYLFKSKHWHRGYATESAIGCRDHAFGVLKIPKVISLVRPENAPSRAVAERMGMSVDRSTTWRGIPHLIYAVDNTDA
- a CDS encoding aminotransferase class I/II-fold pyridoxal phosphate-dependent enzyme, producing the protein MTERELRALLERGMDGVAAWEARWPAFAADPSLDIPFDRAAAAIDELAERLHDNYPFFHPQYAGQMLKPPHPIALAAYAMTARINPNNHALDGGPATAALEREAVAQIATMFGYGHDHLGHLTSSGTIANLEALWVATRLRPGTAVAHSAEAHYTHARMCAVLGVRSIAVPVDARGRMDVAALQALAESDNVGTVVVTAGTTASGAVDPVHEVVALAATRGWRVHADTAYGGFFKIIAEMPDAYMDPAPWQALSACDSIVVDPHKHGLQPYGCGCVLFRDASVGALYKHDSPYTYFTSQELHLGEISLECSRAGASAAALWATLRCLPLSPTGLGRALLATRTAALIASANARESGELKPVVEPELDIFSAAPVRAGSRAAASAISARTQAAFDKLGSDRDDPLYLAVWRVPAAFGRLAMPYVDWDRDDCAVLRSVLMKPEHKDRAAGIVSRILAAVK